In a genomic window of Tissierella sp. Yu-01:
- a CDS encoding C40 family peptidase → MIINKRKMIIILIICSLIFVGFSGTGIFYKEYIYERGTSNEAVFKDEEKIKIAKTNRDSYLIERDDLYYKVPKDALIRISRSTNNYKVVANTPILDKPNGVELRILFNGEILELQSVDGEFGIFKTTTDNIMGAVNLGDLEVCVEESLSYGISKVDKTLKNKDSYYVLVKGEMVAIKNYVDGNFIIVDSSNNEFQVDKSFIEIRQTDETVSRSSISRKTKSITKLISTAFSLIGKPYIYGDVGKRGFDCSGLTYYLYLSQLGIELPRSSHDQVNAGVKVEKTKLVPGDLLFFNTTGRRISHVGIYIGDGDMIHASTSKSKVKIDNINTGYYNQRYVTARRIIN, encoded by the coding sequence ATGATTATAAATAAGCGTAAAATGATTATAATTCTAATAATTTGCTCTTTGATTTTTGTTGGGTTTAGTGGAACAGGTATTTTTTATAAGGAATATATATACGAAAGAGGTACTAGCAATGAAGCAGTATTTAAAGATGAAGAAAAGATTAAAATAGCAAAAACAAACAGAGATTCATATCTAATTGAACGAGATGATTTATACTACAAAGTTCCTAAGGATGCACTAATTAGGATAAGTAGAAGTACTAACAACTATAAGGTAGTAGCAAATACACCTATTCTAGACAAGCCAAATGGAGTTGAATTAAGAATTTTATTTAATGGTGAAATATTAGAGCTACAAAGTGTAGATGGAGAATTTGGTATATTTAAGACAACTACAGATAATATAATGGGGGCAGTTAATTTAGGTGATTTAGAAGTATGTGTTGAAGAATCTCTATCTTATGGTATTTCAAAAGTAGATAAAACTTTAAAAAATAAAGATTCTTACTATGTATTAGTTAAAGGAGAAATGGTAGCAATCAAAAACTACGTAGATGGTAATTTTATAATTGTTGATAGTTCTAATAATGAGTTTCAGGTAGATAAATCATTTATAGAAATTAGGCAGACCGATGAAACTGTATCTAGGTCATCCATATCTAGAAAGACAAAATCCATAACTAAGTTAATATCCACGGCCTTTAGTTTGATTGGGAAACCCTATATTTATGGAGATGTTGGGAAAAGAGGATTTGATTGTTCAGGGTTGACTTACTATTTATACTTAAGCCAATTAGGGATAGAATTACCAAGAAGTTCACATGATCAAGTAAATGCAGGAGTTAAGGTAGAAAAGACCAAGCTAGTTCCAGGTGATTTACTATTTTTTAATACTACAGGTAGAAGAATATCACATGTAGGTATTTATATTGGGGACGGAGACATGATACATGCATCAACTAGTAAATCTAAAGTAAAAATTGATAATATAAATACAGGTTACTATAATCAGCGTTATGTCACAGCTAGAAGAATTATCAATTAA
- a CDS encoding bifunctional 5,10-methylenetetrahydrofolate dehydrogenase/5,10-methenyltetrahydrofolate cyclohydrolase, with translation MADILKGSVVAAKIKDDMRNNINTLGSAGKYPTLGIVRLGNNPSDVSYEKSIIKNCDAIGIKSEIFEKDINMTTEELANFINELNNNDNISGILLFRPLPKQIDEERIRNTILPSKDVDCMHPLNLEKIFEGDMSGFLPATPKAAMEILLQNNNELEGKNVVVINRSMVVGKPLAMMLLEKNATVTICHSRTKNLNEITKNADIVITALGKPKFFTKDYFSEDSIVIDVGVSMTDEGKLSGDVDYEDVVDYVDKITPVPGGVGSVTTTLLLNQVVNACMKN, from the coding sequence ATGGCTGATATATTAAAAGGAAGTGTAGTAGCAGCAAAGATTAAGGATGATATGAGAAATAATATCAATACTTTAGGTAGTGCTGGAAAGTATCCAACTTTAGGAATAGTAAGACTTGGTAACAATCCTAGTGATGTATCATACGAAAAAAGTATTATTAAGAATTGTGATGCCATAGGTATCAAATCAGAAATCTTTGAAAAAGACATCAATATGACTACAGAAGAATTAGCAAATTTCATTAATGAGTTAAATAATAATGATAATATATCCGGTATTCTGTTATTTAGACCCCTTCCAAAACAAATAGACGAAGAAAGAATAAGAAACACAATTTTACCTTCTAAAGATGTTGATTGTATGCACCCATTAAATTTAGAAAAGATATTTGAAGGGGATATGAGTGGATTTTTACCAGCAACACCAAAGGCAGCAATGGAAATATTATTGCAAAATAATAATGAATTAGAGGGTAAAAATGTTGTCGTCATAAATAGATCCATGGTTGTAGGTAAGCCTTTAGCAATGATGCTGTTAGAAAAAAATGCAACGGTAACAATATGTCATTCGAGAACTAAGAATCTAAATGAGATTACTAAAAATGCTGATATCGTTATAACTGCATTAGGTAAACCTAAGTTTTTTACAAAAGATTATTTTTCTGAAGATTCTATCGTAATAGATGTAGGTGTTAGTATGACAGATGAAGGAAAACTTAGTGGTGATGTAGACTATGAAGATGTAGTGGATTACGTTGATAAAATTACTCCAGTTCCGGGAGGAGTGGGGAGTGTAACGACTACACTATTATTGAACCAAGTTGTCAATGCATGTATGAAAAATTAA
- a CDS encoding anti-sigma factor antagonist (This anti-anti-sigma factor, or anti-sigma factor antagonist, belongs to a family that includes characterized members SpoIIAA, RsbV, RsfA, and RsfB.): MGYTIEIKKPNLIVHFYGELDHHITEKARLSIDQKYIENDLKNIVLDLSQLTLMDSSGIGLVMGRYRNVVSKNGKIALISSNVYIDRIIKMSGLLKIITVYTNIDEALSNLER; this comes from the coding sequence TTGGGATACACTATAGAAATTAAAAAGCCTAATCTTATTGTTCATTTCTATGGAGAATTAGATCATCATATAACTGAAAAAGCAAGGTTATCGATAGATCAAAAATATATAGAAAATGATCTTAAAAATATAGTCTTAGACTTATCACAGTTAACGCTAATGGATAGTTCAGGAATTGGATTAGTTATGGGCAGATATAGAAATGTTGTGTCTAAGAATGGGAAAATAGCATTAATCAGTTCAAATGTTTATATAGACAGAATAATAAAAATGTCAGGACTTTTAAAGATTATAACTGTTTATACAAATATTGATGAAGCTTTATCAAACTTAGAGAGGTGA
- the spoIIAB gene encoding anti-sigma F factor codes for MDKNYMKLEFLSRSNNESFARVVVAAFASQLDPTLEELSDIKTAVSEAVTNSIIHGYEFGEGIVTLESLIENNYIEIKVTDKGKGIGDIEQAMEPFYTSKPDLERSGMGFTVMETFMDELKVESTKEVGTTVIMKKKINRSVDKE; via the coding sequence ATGGATAAAAATTATATGAAATTAGAATTTCTTAGTAGGTCTAATAATGAATCTTTTGCAAGAGTTGTTGTAGCGGCTTTCGCATCCCAATTAGATCCCACATTAGAAGAATTATCTGATATTAAAACAGCTGTTTCAGAGGCGGTAACGAATTCAATTATTCATGGCTATGAATTTGGTGAGGGAATTGTAACGTTGGAATCGCTAATTGAGAATAATTATATTGAAATTAAAGTAACAGATAAGGGAAAAGGCATTGGAGATATAGAACAGGCAATGGAACCTTTTTATACATCTAAGCCTGATTTAGAAAGATCTGGCATGGGATTTACAGTTATGGAAACCTTTATGGATGAATTAAAAGTAGAAAGTACCAAAGAGGTAGGTACTACAGTAATTATGAAAAAGAAAATAAATCGCTCTGTAGATAAGGAGTAG
- the sigF gene encoding RNA polymerase sporulation sigma factor SigF, whose product MNSMGVGKGLLSHEETIGLIVKAQNGDSNAKEKLVESNLGLIRSVLKGFLNRGHDIEDLFQIGSIGLLKAIDKFDLNFDVKFSTYAVPMIVGEIKRFLRDDGIIKVSRSLKQIAGMTKQAEEKLSKSLGREPTIQEISDEIGIEKEEIIMALESSYQPEYLYDVVHQNDGSPLYLIDKLSLESDESADLVDNIVLKDILNQLKPRDRQVIILRYFKDKTQTEVANTLGISQVQVSRIEKKIISEMRKFLAKA is encoded by the coding sequence ATGAACTCAATGGGAGTAGGGAAAGGGTTGCTATCCCATGAAGAAACTATAGGGCTAATTGTAAAAGCACAAAACGGTGATAGCAATGCAAAAGAAAAATTAGTTGAGTCTAATTTGGGATTAATAAGGTCAGTTTTAAAAGGATTCTTAAATAGGGGTCATGATATAGAAGATTTATTTCAAATAGGAAGCATTGGTTTGTTAAAGGCTATAGATAAATTTGATTTGAACTTTGATGTAAAATTCTCTACTTATGCAGTACCAATGATAGTTGGTGAAATCAAGAGATTTCTTAGAGATGATGGTATAATCAAAGTAAGTAGGTCATTGAAGCAAATAGCTGGAATGACAAAACAGGCTGAAGAGAAACTATCGAAGTCATTAGGACGAGAGCCTACAATTCAAGAAATTTCAGATGAGATAGGAATAGAAAAAGAAGAAATAATCATGGCTCTTGAATCATCTTATCAACCAGAATACTTATATGATGTAGTTCATCAAAATGATGGTTCGCCACTTTACTTAATAGATAAATTGAGCTTGGAATCAGATGAGTCAGCTGATTTAGTTGATAATATAGTTTTAAAAGACATTCTGAATCAGCTTAAACCAAGAGACAGACAAGTTATAATTCTAAGATACTTTAAGGATAAAACACAGACTGAAGTTGCAAATACTTTAGGTATTTCACAAGTTCAAGTTTCAAGAATAGAAAAGAAAATAATAAGTGAGATGAGGAAATTTCTAGCAAAGGCATGA
- a CDS encoding stage V sporulation protein AA, protein MNKEKVYVVLKEKATLDIKDSIYVKDIGNVYCLNEEIRKTIEDTEVYSSKGIETWDLINTVDIVNKVLENSDVDIKFYGASDILLEIKSQEKQNKLLELLKILFVSFSLFFGAALGIMYFHEDVNMSETMKKLYFSFTGIEKDNPLLMVIPYSIGLGIGMLTFFSRVISTSKRRRMEPGPMDIELYLYDKDMEDYIMNELSKHK, encoded by the coding sequence ATGAATAAGGAAAAAGTTTATGTGGTATTAAAGGAAAAAGCTACCCTAGACATAAAAGATTCTATTTATGTAAAGGATATAGGTAATGTTTACTGTTTGAATGAAGAAATAAGAAAAACAATAGAAGATACTGAAGTATATTCAAGTAAAGGAATTGAGACTTGGGATTTAATCAATACAGTTGATATAGTTAATAAGGTATTAGAAAATTCTGATGTAGATATTAAATTTTACGGTGCTTCGGATATACTTTTAGAAATAAAATCTCAGGAAAAACAAAATAAATTACTTGAGTTACTTAAAATTTTGTTTGTTTCTTTTTCTTTATTCTTTGGGGCAGCCTTAGGAATAATGTATTTTCATGAAGATGTTAATATGTCTGAAACAATGAAGAAACTTTATTTTTCTTTTACTGGAATAGAAAAGGATAATCCTTTATTAATGGTTATTCCTTATAGTATTGGTCTTGGTATAGGTATGTTAACTTTTTTTAGTAGGGTAATTAGCACCAGTAAAAGGAGAAGAATGGAACCAGGTCCAATGGATATAGAATTATATTTGTATGATAAAGATATGGAGGACTATATTATGAATGAGTTAAGTAAGCATAAGTAG
- a CDS encoding stage V sporulation protein AB, with translation MKYILAIVSSFGGGLLVGGAYAAFITLLRIFPRLLQFTNTKRYYMAYEYIFMFSTFIFTLIYFFEFKIIIGKIGAVVSGLFFGSFLGFLSSALAETLNVLPVISKKFKIKKQMGTVFIAILLGKVFGSLYYFIFKIGG, from the coding sequence ATGAAATATATTTTAGCTATAGTTTCATCATTTGGTGGAGGGCTTTTAGTTGGTGGTGCATATGCAGCTTTTATTACGCTACTAAGGATATTTCCAAGACTTCTTCAGTTTACAAATACAAAGAGATATTATATGGCATATGAATATATCTTTATGTTTAGTACATTTATTTTTACATTAATATATTTTTTTGAGTTTAAAATAATAATAGGGAAAATAGGAGCAGTAGTTAGTGGATTATTCTTTGGATCATTCCTAGGATTTTTATCCTCTGCTTTAGCAGAAACACTCAATGTACTACCGGTTATTTCCAAGAAGTTTAAAATTAAAAAGCAAATGGGAACTGTTTTTATAGCAATTTTGCTAGGAAAAGTTTTTGGATCCTTGTATTATTTCATTTTCAAAATTGGAGGTTAA
- the spoVAC gene encoding stage V sporulation protein AC: protein MDKLNKNDYKKYAEKKIPNPPYLKNMIMAFIVGGLLCTVGQIIQNLLKNNGLDEKMTASGTAICMVFIGALLTGLGIYDKIGKIGGAGAAVPITGFANAIVSPAMEFKREGFIFGVASKMFIIAGPVLVYGIGSSIIVGLISLLLR, encoded by the coding sequence ATGGATAAATTGAATAAAAACGACTATAAAAAGTATGCAGAAAAGAAAATACCTAACCCACCATATCTTAAGAATATGATTATGGCTTTTATAGTAGGAGGATTACTTTGTACTGTAGGGCAAATAATTCAAAACTTACTCAAAAATAATGGTTTAGATGAAAAAATGACTGCATCAGGAACAGCTATCTGTATGGTATTTATTGGTGCACTTTTAACTGGTTTAGGTATCTATGATAAGATAGGAAAAATTGGTGGTGCCGGTGCTGCAGTACCAATCACTGGATTTGCAAATGCTATTGTATCTCCAGCAATGGAATTTAAGCGCGAGGGATTCATTTTTGGAGTTGCTTCAAAAATGTTCATAATAGCAGGACCAGTTTTGGTATATGGTATAGGTAGCTCTATAATTGTAGGATTAATAAGTTTACTACTAAGGTAA
- the spoVAD gene encoding stage V sporulation protein AD — protein MIRLAVKKIGSQTVRLENPPSILSYYSIVGPKEGQGPLKDYFDLILEDDLWGQESWEKAESKIQEECIKSAINQGGLSSQDIDYLIAGDLLNQIIATAYSARQLAIPYFGLYGACSTMTESLSLGAMLIDGGFADKVACAVSSHFSTAERQFRFPLEYGNQRKMSAQWTVTGAGSTILSSIGDGPYIKYITTGKIIDPGITDVANMGGAMAPAAIDTLIHHFQDTGVDPSYYDLIISGDLGYVGKSIVIDMMKEKGYDLSKNFTDSGVEIFDKSEQDTHAGGSGCACSATVYNGYVFKEMAKGKLNRVLLMSTGALHSTLSTQQGESIPGIAHAVAVENTKE, from the coding sequence GTGATAAGATTGGCGGTAAAGAAAATAGGTTCTCAAACAGTTAGATTGGAAAATCCACCTTCTATACTAAGCTACTATTCTATAGTAGGTCCTAAGGAAGGGCAGGGTCCATTAAAGGATTATTTTGATTTGATACTTGAAGATGACTTATGGGGTCAAGAATCATGGGAGAAGGCAGAGTCTAAAATTCAGGAAGAGTGTATTAAATCTGCAATAAATCAAGGAGGATTATCCTCACAGGATATAGATTATTTAATAGCTGGTGATTTACTAAATCAGATTATAGCGACAGCCTATAGTGCAAGGCAACTAGCTATACCTTATTTTGGCCTATATGGTGCTTGTTCAACTATGACAGAATCTTTATCCTTAGGTGCAATGTTAATAGATGGAGGCTTTGCAGATAAAGTAGCATGTGCAGTTTCAAGTCATTTTAGTACTGCAGAAAGGCAATTCCGTTTCCCACTAGAATATGGAAATCAGAGAAAGATGTCAGCTCAATGGACCGTTACTGGTGCAGGATCGACAATTCTTTCATCCATAGGTGATGGACCATATATTAAGTATATTACTACAGGTAAAATAATCGACCCAGGTATCACGGATGTCGCTAATATGGGAGGAGCAATGGCACCTGCAGCTATTGATACATTGATACATCATTTTCAGGATACAGGAGTAGATCCATCTTATTATGATTTAATAATATCTGGTGATTTAGGTTATGTTGGGAAATCAATAGTAATTGATATGATGAAGGAAAAAGGATATGATTTATCAAAGAATTTTACAGATAGTGGGGTAGAGATATTTGATAAGTCAGAACAAGATACTCATGCTGGAGGAAGTGGATGTGCTTGTTCAGCAACAGTATATAATGGATATGTATTTAAGGAAATGGCAAAGGGCAAATTAAACAGGGTACTGTTAATGTCAACAGGAGCGTTACATTCGACTTTAAGTACCCAACAAGGTGAATCTATACCTGGAATTGCTCATGCTGTTGCCGTGGAAAATACTAAGGAATAA
- the spoVAE gene encoding stage V sporulation protein AE: MEYIKAFIVGGLICVVGQIILDRTKLTPAHILVSFLTAGVILGAIGIYEPLVDFAGAGASIPISGFGYSLSQGAIEGAKSKGLIGAFTGGIEATGAGVAAIILFGYVMAIIFNPKTKD, encoded by the coding sequence ATGGAATATATTAAAGCGTTTATAGTTGGCGGTTTAATTTGCGTAGTTGGTCAAATCATATTGGACCGTACGAAACTAACACCAGCACATATTTTAGTATCTTTTCTTACTGCAGGAGTGATTTTGGGAGCAATTGGGATATACGAACCCCTTGTTGATTTTGCTGGAGCTGGAGCTTCAATTCCTATAAGTGGTTTTGGTTATTCATTATCCCAGGGGGCTATAGAGGGAGCTAAATCTAAAGGGCTAATAGGAGCCTTTACTGGTGGTATTGAAGCAACGGGAGCTGGCGTAGCAGCTATAATATTATTTGGTTATGTAATGGCTATAATATTTAATCCAAAAACAAAAGACTAA
- a CDS encoding PBP1A family penicillin-binding protein — translation MSDENKKKTKKKGKKLTFGKVFKITIIVILILGILAGGALAGAVISIIKDAPEIDPSNINSTLAQTSTILDLEGNLIEKIQAREFRTVVSLDKMPQHLLDAFISIEDERFEDHIGVDPLGILAAVRDNFKSGSMRGASTITQQLARNLYLSNEVSWTRKITEAYLAVKMERVLTKDQILEAYLNRSYFGQNAYGVQEAARTYFSKDVGELTIAESAIIAGIVKGTSIYQPYERVKPEDFDPSKHYEVGQIDVLGEKYILVFNETSTDRQKLVLNKMLELGKITQSEYDEALNQDIKASLMPEQKKNNDITSYFTDYVKSSVVDALVEKLGYTRERAEEELFTGGLTIYATIDVDMQKQLEDVYNNFTEVLVGNTNNVKGPILVDWSLNKASNVIDQKGNLLFYKKDNLLTEDYFLIIDSGSYQLDNGDIVVNSKKLNPYPKHIDIEDYYTIDERKNLVTHTVGSIVIPEGEFSISDDKSIRISKTFLDKNDDFYKIENDNLLINSKYFYISKEGIVQPQSATVVLDYRTGHIKSIVGGRDVEGQRILNRATDSARQPGSAIKPVAVYLPALDNGYTAATSIDDIPFYNSSGQLWPKNWYTGYRGIHTLRRSVEQSVNVNSVKTLQSIGVDTSLSYLAKMGIVDTENPESDNIITRNENPATNDENLSALGLGGMTKGLSPLELTAAYGAIANNGVYVEPIAFTKIVDKNGNILLNNTPKENIVSSPQVAYIMGDVLRTTVSNGLAGRAKLSNMAVAGKTGTTNEQADIWFVGYTPYYVSGVWIGNDSPKITISKGSATAAQLWQHINTKLHENLESKTSFDRPDGIVSASICSQSGLLATELCARDPRGVIRTEIFAAGTVPTEQCNMHVELQIDSTNGKIANEYCPDDKVETKVFIQRTPPYNPADNNGIVPSDYQYQAPTEICTEHDETTVQTDPLEDWFNEWFNNGGNNNNNEEVVPPLDPSFDEEEYNFDFNF, via the coding sequence ATGTCAGATGAAAATAAGAAAAAAACTAAAAAGAAAGGAAAAAAACTTACTTTTGGAAAAGTATTTAAAATAACAATAATAGTCATTCTAATTCTAGGTATATTAGCTGGAGGAGCATTGGCTGGTGCAGTTATTTCAATTATTAAGGATGCCCCCGAAATCGATCCATCTAATATCAATTCAACTTTAGCTCAAACATCAACAATTTTAGACTTAGAGGGCAATTTGATTGAAAAAATTCAAGCACGTGAATTCAGAACAGTTGTAAGTTTAGATAAAATGCCGCAGCACTTATTAGATGCATTTATATCTATAGAAGATGAAAGATTTGAGGACCATATAGGAGTGGACCCATTGGGAATATTAGCTGCTGTAAGAGATAATTTTAAATCTGGCTCTATGCGTGGTGCAAGTACTATTACTCAACAGTTAGCAAGAAACCTATACTTATCTAATGAAGTAAGCTGGACAAGAAAAATAACTGAGGCTTACCTAGCAGTAAAAATGGAACGTGTATTGACAAAAGACCAAATTCTTGAAGCATATCTAAATAGAAGCTACTTTGGTCAAAATGCATATGGCGTTCAAGAAGCTGCACGTACTTATTTTTCTAAGGATGTAGGTGAATTGACAATTGCTGAATCAGCTATAATTGCAGGTATTGTAAAGGGAACATCTATTTATCAGCCATACGAAAGGGTTAAGCCTGAAGATTTTGACCCTTCTAAGCACTATGAAGTTGGACAAATTGATGTCTTAGGTGAAAAATATATATTAGTTTTTAATGAAACGTCTACTGATAGACAGAAACTTGTTTTAAATAAAATGTTAGAATTAGGCAAAATAACCCAATCTGAATATGACGAAGCATTAAATCAAGACATAAAGGCAAGTCTAATGCCAGAGCAAAAAAAGAACAATGATATAACATCCTACTTCACTGATTATGTTAAGAGTTCTGTAGTAGATGCATTAGTTGAAAAACTAGGCTATACAAGAGAGAGAGCTGAAGAAGAATTATTCACTGGTGGACTTACAATATATGCAACAATAGATGTAGATATGCAAAAACAACTAGAAGATGTTTATAATAATTTTACTGAAGTATTAGTTGGTAATACAAATAATGTTAAAGGTCCTATTTTAGTGGACTGGAGCCTTAATAAAGCTAGTAACGTCATAGACCAAAAGGGTAATCTATTATTCTATAAAAAGGATAATTTATTAACTGAAGACTATTTCTTAATAATAGACTCTGGTTCATATCAACTTGATAACGGTGATATAGTTGTAAATAGTAAAAAATTGAACCCATATCCTAAGCATATTGATATTGAAGATTATTATACAATAGATGAAAGAAAGAATTTAGTAACGCACACTGTTGGTTCTATCGTAATACCCGAGGGAGAGTTTTCAATATCGGATGATAAATCAATAAGAATATCTAAAACATTTTTGGATAAGAATGATGACTTCTATAAAATTGAAAATGACAATCTATTGATTAATAGTAAATATTTTTATATATCCAAAGAAGGTATAGTACAGCCTCAATCAGCAACTGTTGTGCTGGATTATAGAACAGGTCACATTAAATCTATAGTTGGTGGTAGAGATGTTGAAGGCCAAAGAATATTAAATAGGGCTACAGATTCTGCTAGACAGCCAGGTTCAGCTATAAAACCAGTTGCAGTTTATCTCCCAGCCTTAGATAATGGATATACTGCAGCAACGTCCATTGATGATATACCTTTTTATAATTCAAGTGGTCAATTATGGCCTAAGAACTGGTACACTGGATATCGTGGAATCCATACCCTAAGAAGATCAGTAGAGCAATCCGTCAATGTTAACTCTGTAAAAACTCTTCAATCAATAGGTGTTGATACATCTTTATCATATTTAGCAAAAATGGGAATAGTGGATACAGAAAATCCTGAAAGTGATAACATTATAACTAGAAATGAAAACCCAGCAACAAATGATGAAAACCTGTCAGCATTAGGCTTAGGTGGTATGACTAAGGGATTAAGTCCACTAGAATTGACTGCTGCTTATGGTGCTATAGCAAATAATGGAGTGTACGTGGAACCTATTGCTTTTACAAAAATAGTCGATAAAAATGGTAATATATTATTAAATAATACCCCAAAAGAAAATATAGTATCATCACCTCAAGTAGCTTATATTATGGGTGATGTTTTAAGAACAACAGTATCCAATGGATTGGCAGGAAGAGCCAAATTATCTAATATGGCTGTTGCAGGTAAGACTGGTACAACTAATGAACAAGCAGATATCTGGTTTGTAGGATATACTCCATATTATGTATCAGGAGTATGGATTGGTAATGACTCACCAAAGATAACAATATCGAAAGGTAGTGCTACAGCTGCTCAATTATGGCAACATATTAATACAAAACTTCATGAGAATCTTGAAAGTAAAACAAGCTTTGATAGACCAGATGGGATAGTATCAGCAAGTATATGTTCACAATCTGGGTTACTAGCAACAGAACTTTGTGCAAGAGACCCACGAGGTGTTATAAGAACAGAAATCTTTGCTGCTGGAACCGTACCAACTGAACAATGTAATATGCACGTTGAACTTCAAATAGATTCTACAAATGGTAAAATCGCTAATGAGTACTGCCCAGATGATAAAGTAGAAACAAAAGTCTTCATTCAAAGAACACCACCGTATAACCCTGCTGATAATAATGGTATTGTTCCAAGTGATTATCAGTATCAAGCACCAACTGAAATTTGTACCGAACATGATGAGACAACTGTTCAAACTGATCCATTAGAAGATTGGTTTAACGAATGGTTTAATAATGGAGGTAATAATAACAACAATGAAGAAGTTGTGCCACCATTAGATCCATCCTTTGATGAAGAAGAATATAATTTTGATTTCAATTTCTAA
- the hflX gene encoding GTPase HflX, translating into MNESNLERVLIVGVELPNDTIDIETSMDELQELVKAAGGIVVSRVIQKKEGIHPAHFIGKGKAMEIKNYCEELDISTIVFNDELTGAQLRNLESMINKKIVDRTNLILDIFASRATTNEGKLQVKLAQLKYRLPRLIGFSDYLSRTGGGIGTRGPGEQKLETDRRHILREIDNIEKHLKEVEQVRSVKRKKREDSNLPIVALVGYTNAGKSTLLNKLIELNDETTDKKQVYVEDMLFATLDTSLRRSKLPNGQIFLITDTVGFVSKLPTRLIEAFKGTLEEVKYADLLLHVVDASNNDLDIQIETTMGILKDLNVLDKPIITVFNKMDKADISDIVFDNKLVDNKIFISAKNDINIDKLMELIEKTLPQQFRRVKLKIPFDKQSLINYFMNNYEVSQIEYLEDGTTLDLVINQIDYNKYNDYII; encoded by the coding sequence TTGAACGAATCCAATTTAGAAAGAGTCTTGATAGTTGGAGTTGAATTGCCTAATGACACTATTGATATAGAAACATCAATGGATGAATTACAGGAGTTGGTAAAGGCTGCAGGAGGTATAGTAGTTTCTAGAGTAATTCAAAAGAAGGAAGGAATACATCCAGCGCATTTTATAGGTAAAGGTAAGGCAATGGAGATAAAAAACTACTGTGAAGAGTTAGATATTTCAACTATAGTTTTTAATGATGAACTTACAGGAGCGCAATTAAGAAATTTAGAATCAATGATAAACAAAAAAATAGTAGATAGAACTAATCTTATTTTAGATATATTTGCTAGTAGAGCAACAACAAACGAGGGTAAATTACAGGTGAAATTAGCTCAACTTAAATACAGGCTTCCTAGATTAATTGGCTTTAGTGATTATTTGTCACGAACAGGCGGTGGGATTGGAACTAGAGGCCCAGGTGAACAAAAACTTGAAACAGACAGAAGACATATATTAAGAGAGATAGATAATATAGAAAAGCATTTAAAAGAAGTTGAACAGGTTCGAAGTGTAAAAAGAAAGAAGAGAGAGGATTCCAACCTACCTATTGTCGCATTAGTAGGGTACACAAATGCTGGAAAATCTACACTTTTAAATAAATTGATTGAATTAAATGATGAGACTACGGATAAAAAACAAGTATATGTAGAAGATATGCTCTTCGCCACATTAGATACTTCTCTAAGGAGAAGTAAACTACCAAATGGGCAGATATTTCTTATTACAGACACAGTGGGCTTTGTTTCAAAACTACCAACTCGTTTGATAGAAGCATTTAAAGGAACCCTTGAAGAGGTTAAATATGCAGATTTACTTCTACATGTAGTCGATGCCTCAAATAATGATCTAGATATTCAAATTGAAACCACTATGGGTATTCTGAAGGATTTAAATGTACTAGACAAACCAATAATAACTGTTTTTAACAAGATGGATAAGGCTGATATCTCAGATATAGTTTTTGATAATAAATTAGTAGATAATAAGATATTTATATCTGCAAAAAATGATATAAATATTGACAAATTAATGGAACTTATTGAAAAAACATTACCTCAACAATTTAGAAGAGTAAAGTTAAAGATACCTTTTGATAAGCAAAGTTTAATCAACTATTTTATGAATAATTATGAAGTCAGTCAAATTGAATACCTAGAGGATGGGACAACATTAGATCTTGTTATAAATCAAATTGATTATAACAAATACAATGACTATATTATTTAA